In Oncorhynchus kisutch isolate 150728-3 linkage group LG5, Okis_V2, whole genome shotgun sequence, a genomic segment contains:
- the LOC109891376 gene encoding zinc finger and BTB domain-containing protein 49 isoform X3 yields METLSSHSAYLLQQLQEQRIQGLLCDCMLVVKGVCFKAHKNVLAAFSSYFSRSLFQNSPSQKNDVFQLVIQDVGGIGQILDYMYTSHLDVNQDNVQALLDIAQCLQVPNVQSMCNTFLKPAVEAPSFSLSGVLTSEHDYLLGTGLAQDVDLPCPSSVGQRSAFGNGAPMSHGGNATSETTAITQPVPEKQLVHGYKLRNFYSKQYFKQSAAAETSNAALNQGPSPLVLVEEQQFQFGVTQPCANAPVCSGNAIQSNPPCPQAIPAEKEFGSTLPAEDLSTTANPGGKVSPVNKPMRPKKAVYLKKYNYLRPQKALEEMCLEQSSEPVNHCPKETHQEEVVVQSETPEAPVDCLPPIDCLARDREVVLETAMDSQLPSPPPVDQEEEPDPPTISDPTEPTGHKGRNHSSVMFAGKTFHRQVICRPIYDDILEKNLTFVNSVGKALLPRGMFSVTL; encoded by the exons ATGGAAACGTTGTCCAGTCACAGTGCTTACCTTCTCCAGCAGTTACAGGAGCAGAGGATACAGGGGCTCCTCTGTGACTGCATGCTAGTAGTCAAAGGAGTATGTTTCAAAGCCCACAAAAATGTACTTGCTGCATTTAGCTCCTATTTCAG CAGGTCTTTGTTCCAAAATTCGCCAAGTCAAAAAAATGATGTTTTTCAACTGGTCATTCAGGATGTGGGAGGTATAGGCCAGATACTGGACTACATGTACACTTCCCATCTAGATGTCAACCAGGACAATGTACAAGCACTGTTGGACATCGCCCAGTGCTTACAGGTCCCAAATGTACAGAGCATGTGCAACACTTTCCTGAAACCTGCCGTGGAGGCCCCTTCTTTCTCATTGTCTGGTGTCTTGACCTCGGAACACGACTACCTCCTCGGAACTGGCCTTGCCCAAGACGTGGACCTTCCTTGCCCTTCTTCGGTAGGCCAGAGGTCTGCCTTTGGCAATGGGGCACCAATGTCTCATGGTGGGAACGCTACCTCTGAGACTACAGCCATTACCCAGCCAGTCCCAGAGAAGCAGCTAGTACACGGCTACAAGCTACGCAACTTCTACAGCAAGCAGTACTTCAAGCAGAGTGCTGCTGCTGAGACTAGCAATGCAGCATTAAACCAAGGCCCAAGTCCCCTGGTGCTGGTTGAAGAGCAGCAGTTCCAATTTGGGGTCACACAACCATGTGCGAATGCCCCTGTATGTTCAGGCAATGCGATTCAGTCAAACCCACCCTGTCCGCAGGCTATACCAGCTGAGAAGGAGTTTGGTTCAACGTTGCCTGCTGAAGACTTGTCAACCACAGCCAACCCAGGAGGAAAAGTCTCCCCTGTCAACAAGCCCATGCGGCCAAAGAAAGCCGTCTACCTGAAGAAATACAACTACCTGCGCCCTCAGAAGGCTCTAGAAGAGATGTGCCTGGAGCAGAGCAGCGAACCAGTCAACCACTGCCCAAAGGAGACTCACCAAGAGGAGGTAGTGGTCCAGAGTGAGACACCTGAAGCTCCCGTAGACTGCCTACCTCCCATAGACTGCCTGGCCAGAGACagggaagtggtgttggagacCGCAATGGATTCTCAACTTCCAAGTCCACCTCCTGTTGACCAAGAGGAGGAACCGGACCCACCAACTATCAGTGATCCAACAGAACCAACTGGGCATAAG gggagaaaccattcCAGTGTAATGTTTGCAGGAAAAACTTTTCACAG GCAGGTAATTTGCAGACCCATTTACGACGACATTCTGGAGAAAAACCTTACATTTGTGAACTCTGTGGGAAAAG